The proteins below come from a single Prolixibacter sp. NT017 genomic window:
- a CDS encoding sugar phosphate isomerase/epimerase: MTTKREFLKKLSLITVGGMLGGSAAPAFASKTLNKMAGPSKKVGLQIYSLGKELTDDVPKGMKKIADMGYSYIELAGYRDRKMGQYGMDEYRKIVEDAGLEIRSSHVNPTTREYNKGNVNQIADYWKKTVEDHVKLGATTLVQPGMPKIETHADAALVCDVFNQAGEIAKDAGIKWGYHNHNMEFKRILTEEDKKKNAPWWMPVGDVIYDLMLNGTNPDLVFFEMDVYWTVMGQNDPLEYFEKYPDRFPVLHIKDREVLGQSGMMNFENIFNKAYENGLNSYYVELEKVKKGITQFEGVKQCFDYLANASFVRNS; encoded by the coding sequence ATGACAACAAAACGCGAGTTCCTAAAAAAGCTTTCGCTGATTACCGTTGGAGGAATGTTGGGCGGAAGTGCTGCTCCCGCATTCGCATCCAAAACACTGAACAAAATGGCCGGCCCGTCCAAGAAAGTTGGCTTGCAGATCTATTCGCTGGGAAAAGAGCTGACCGATGATGTTCCTAAGGGAATGAAAAAAATAGCCGATATGGGTTACAGCTACATTGAGCTGGCCGGCTACCGCGACAGAAAAATGGGACAGTATGGCATGGATGAGTACCGCAAGATTGTGGAAGATGCCGGTTTGGAAATCCGTAGTTCGCATGTTAATCCAACAACCCGAGAATACAACAAAGGGAACGTCAATCAGATTGCCGATTACTGGAAGAAAACCGTTGAAGACCACGTCAAACTGGGAGCTACGACGCTGGTTCAACCCGGTATGCCCAAAATCGAAACCCATGCCGATGCCGCTCTGGTTTGTGACGTTTTTAACCAGGCAGGTGAGATTGCCAAGGATGCCGGCATTAAATGGGGCTATCACAACCACAACATGGAGTTCAAACGTATTCTTACGGAAGAAGACAAAAAGAAGAATGCTCCGTGGTGGATGCCGGTCGGCGACGTCATTTATGACCTGATGCTGAACGGGACCAATCCGGATTTGGTGTTCTTCGAGATGGATGTATACTGGACCGTAATGGGACAAAACGATCCGTTGGAATATTTCGAAAAATATCCGGACCGTTTCCCGGTATTACATATCAAAGATCGGGAAGTCCTGGGCCAGTCGGGGATGATGAACTTCGAAAATATCTTCAACAAGGCTTACGAAAACGGTTTGAATTCATATTACGTAGAACTGGAGAAAGTGAAAAAAGGAATCACCCAGTTTGAAGGAGTAAAACAATGCTTCGACTACCTGGCCAATGCTTCATTTGTTAGAAACAGTTAA
- a CDS encoding glycoside hydrolase family 3 N-terminal domain-containing protein produces the protein MKSFTKIVSLSLFVLTIGISGCSPKYTTEDKGDFVLVHNQDGATIGYSPSSGVQLLTVDRLGFKDLNKNGQLDKYEDWRLPVDERAKDLAGKLSIEQIAGLMLYSAHQAIPGRPGGFFTSTYNGKSFDESGANPSDLSDEQKKFLTEDNLRHVLITTVESPGVAAQWNNNAQALVEGIGMGIPINNSSDPRHTSVSNAEYNASAGGKISMWPGTVGIAASFDPGLMKQFGEIASAEYRALGIATALSPQIDLGTEPRWSRFDGTMGEDPDLTTDMARAYVDGFQTSTGKDEIANGWGYKSVNAMVKHWPGGGPEEGGRDAHFGYGEYAVYPGNNLKDHLKPFTEGAFKLNGPTEMASAVMPYYTISFNQDTVNGENVGNSYNKYLITDLLRGKYGYDGVVCTDWMITKDTKAVDLFQGKCWGVENLSEAQRHYKAIEAGVDQFGGNNEMGPVIEAYKMGVAEHGEEYMRKRFEQSAARLLKNIFRVGLFENPYLNVAETEEIVGNPEFMKVGYDAQLRSIVLLKNQNHILPVKKQLKVYVPIRYTPAGKNWFGFPTPEKKAYPFNMDIVKKYFEVVETPEEADFALVGIESPDGGVGYDREDLKNGGNGYIPISLQYGKYKAEFARDPSIAGGSPFEDFTNRTYKGKTVTTHNQFDMGMVNDTKVKMGVKPVVVVVKVSKPMVFSEIEKNSNAILIHMGVQDQAIMDILSGAAEPSALLPFQMPANMKTVEEQKEDIPRDMECYVDSEGHTYDFAYGMNWSGVINDERVTKYK, from the coding sequence ATGAAATCTTTCACGAAAATAGTCTCGCTTTCCCTGTTTGTACTCACTATCGGTATCTCAGGATGTAGCCCAAAATACACCACTGAAGACAAAGGTGATTTTGTGCTCGTCCATAATCAGGATGGAGCCACCATTGGTTATTCTCCCAGTTCCGGCGTTCAACTACTCACTGTCGATCGATTGGGTTTCAAGGATCTCAATAAAAACGGTCAGCTCGACAAATATGAAGACTGGCGACTTCCGGTTGACGAGCGGGCCAAAGATCTGGCGGGAAAATTGTCAATAGAACAAATCGCAGGGCTGATGCTTTATAGCGCTCATCAAGCCATTCCCGGACGACCGGGAGGCTTTTTCACATCGACTTACAACGGAAAATCATTCGACGAAAGTGGTGCCAACCCCAGCGATTTATCGGATGAACAGAAAAAATTTCTAACCGAAGATAACCTGCGGCATGTTCTTATTACTACCGTGGAAAGTCCGGGGGTTGCAGCCCAATGGAACAATAATGCCCAGGCGCTGGTCGAAGGTATTGGCATGGGAATTCCCATAAATAACAGTTCCGATCCGCGTCATACCAGTGTTTCAAACGCCGAATACAATGCGAGCGCCGGAGGAAAAATCTCCATGTGGCCGGGAACTGTCGGCATTGCAGCTTCGTTCGACCCAGGTTTGATGAAACAGTTCGGTGAAATCGCTTCCGCGGAATACCGGGCCCTGGGAATTGCAACCGCTCTTTCTCCTCAAATCGATTTAGGTACGGAACCTCGCTGGAGCCGTTTTGACGGGACCATGGGCGAAGATCCCGATTTAACGACCGATATGGCCCGGGCTTATGTCGATGGTTTCCAAACTTCCACTGGCAAAGATGAAATTGCCAACGGATGGGGTTACAAGAGCGTGAATGCGATGGTAAAACACTGGCCGGGCGGTGGTCCGGAAGAAGGTGGCCGCGATGCACATTTTGGCTATGGTGAATATGCCGTTTATCCGGGAAACAACCTGAAAGATCACTTGAAGCCTTTTACCGAAGGCGCTTTCAAACTGAATGGACCGACCGAAATGGCGTCAGCCGTAATGCCTTACTACACTATTTCATTTAATCAGGATACGGTCAATGGAGAAAATGTAGGAAATAGTTACAATAAATACCTGATTACCGATCTGCTTCGTGGTAAATACGGCTACGATGGAGTGGTTTGCACTGACTGGATGATTACCAAGGATACGAAGGCTGTCGACCTGTTTCAGGGGAAATGTTGGGGCGTTGAAAATCTGAGCGAAGCACAACGTCACTATAAAGCCATCGAAGCTGGAGTTGACCAGTTTGGCGGGAACAACGAAATGGGACCGGTTATCGAAGCTTACAAAATGGGCGTGGCCGAGCATGGTGAAGAATACATGCGCAAGCGATTCGAACAGTCAGCCGCTCGTCTGCTGAAGAATATCTTCCGGGTAGGCTTGTTCGAAAATCCGTATTTGAATGTAGCCGAAACCGAAGAAATAGTGGGTAATCCGGAATTCATGAAGGTCGGCTATGATGCTCAACTTCGTTCCATTGTCCTGTTGAAAAACCAGAATCACATCCTTCCGGTGAAAAAACAACTGAAAGTTTATGTGCCAATTCGTTACACACCGGCAGGTAAAAACTGGTTTGGTTTTCCAACACCGGAGAAAAAAGCTTATCCTTTTAATATGGACATCGTCAAAAAATATTTCGAGGTAGTTGAAACTCCCGAAGAAGCAGATTTTGCATTGGTGGGCATCGAAAGCCCCGATGGCGGAGTTGGCTACGACCGCGAGGATTTGAAAAATGGCGGAAATGGCTATATCCCCATCAGTCTTCAGTATGGAAAATACAAAGCCGAATTTGCCCGCGATCCGAGTATTGCAGGCGGCAGTCCTTTTGAAGATTTCACTAATCGAACTTACAAAGGAAAAACGGTCACTACTCACAATCAGTTCGACATGGGAATGGTGAACGACACCAAAGTGAAAATGGGTGTTAAGCCCGTTGTGGTTGTTGTAAAAGTTTCCAAACCAATGGTCTTCTCCGAAATCGAAAAGAATTCCAACGCCATCCTCATTCACATGGGTGTTCAGGATCAAGCCATCATGGATATTCTCTCCGGAGCAGCCGAGCCTTCAGCTTTGCTGCCTTTCCAAATGCCGGCCAACATGAAAACAGTTGAAGAACAAAAAGAGGATATTCCGCGGGATATGGAATGCTATGTTGATTCGGAAGGTCACACCTACGATTTTGCCTACGGCATGAACTGGAGCGGAGTTATAAACGATGAACGGGTAACCAAATACAAATAA
- a CDS encoding FAD-binding oxidoreductase → MYGMMKVTEKNIANRETDFLIVGQGLAGTMLAFELHRRGKNFVVVDSPSGEKASRVAAGIINPVVFRRLTKSWLVDDLFPVLKDTYHELEKLLSCHLLHTLKINKILGKEEGSFWRTKTVENKLESYIHSEPDTTFHKGGIEAPYGIGKVFNAFRADLPFLIDRFREFLIQENRFISEKLDTGDIIRKTGKVQWKNITAQKIIFCQGFRASDNPFFQPVKFKHTKGQVLDLNIPDLEITNMVNKGMFVLPLGENRFRAGATYRWDFQDTNPDDEATAELTGKMEKIVKVPYSITGKRAGIRPTTHDRRPVVGLHPDYPEIGIFNGLGSKGAMLAPFFAREFARLLCGESDTIHPEVNLLRYYRKK, encoded by the coding sequence ATGTATGGGATGATGAAGGTGACCGAAAAAAATATTGCCAACAGAGAAACTGATTTTCTTATTGTAGGACAAGGTTTGGCCGGGACCATGTTGGCATTTGAATTACACCGGCGTGGAAAAAATTTCGTGGTAGTTGATTCACCTTCCGGTGAAAAAGCCAGCCGCGTGGCTGCCGGAATCATCAATCCGGTTGTTTTTCGCCGCCTAACGAAATCGTGGTTGGTGGATGATCTTTTTCCAGTTCTGAAAGACACCTACCACGAACTGGAGAAACTCCTTTCCTGCCATTTACTGCATACACTGAAGATTAACAAAATTTTAGGCAAGGAAGAAGGTTCGTTCTGGCGAACTAAAACAGTGGAAAACAAACTGGAATCATACATTCATTCCGAACCAGATACCACTTTTCATAAAGGCGGCATAGAAGCTCCTTATGGAATTGGCAAGGTCTTTAACGCCTTCCGGGCCGATTTGCCATTCTTAATCGACCGCTTCCGGGAATTTCTGATTCAGGAGAATCGCTTTATCAGTGAAAAACTGGACACCGGTGATATCATTCGGAAAACCGGAAAAGTACAATGGAAAAACATCACGGCACAAAAAATCATCTTTTGCCAGGGATTCCGCGCCAGCGACAATCCATTCTTCCAACCTGTCAAATTCAAACACACAAAAGGCCAGGTGTTGGATTTGAATATTCCCGATCTGGAAATTACCAACATGGTCAATAAGGGAATGTTTGTACTGCCGCTGGGTGAAAATCGTTTTCGTGCAGGTGCTACTTACCGCTGGGATTTTCAAGATACAAATCCCGACGACGAAGCGACAGCTGAATTAACCGGGAAAATGGAGAAGATTGTCAAAGTTCCTTATTCCATAACCGGAAAAAGAGCCGGCATTCGGCCAACAACACACGACCGACGGCCTGTGGTTGGTTTACATCCTGACTACCCGGAAATCGGCATTTTTAATGGATTGGGCTCAAAAGGAGCCATGCTGGCCCCCTTTTTCGCGCGCGAATTTGCACGTCTTCTTTGCGGAGAATCTGATACCATCCATCCGGAAGTTAATCTTCTAAGGTATTACCGAAAAAAATAA
- a CDS encoding thioredoxin family protein, translating into MSLTFSRMFPLGGKAPAFELPDTVSGKNISLDEIQSDIATVVMFICNHCPYVKHVNHEITAIANEYGAKGMSFVGISSNDVDNYPDDAPKLMKETAAKEGYPFPYLYDESQDVAKAYMAACTPDFYVFDKDLKCVYRGQMDEARPKNDVPVTGKDLRAALDAVLNGKPVPEEQKPSAGCGIKWKKPPTLFQTGS; encoded by the coding sequence ATGTCACTTACTTTTTCAAGAATGTTTCCGCTGGGCGGGAAAGCGCCGGCATTTGAGTTGCCTGATACCGTTTCGGGTAAGAATATTTCACTCGACGAAATCCAATCTGATATAGCTACGGTTGTGATGTTTATTTGCAATCACTGTCCCTATGTGAAGCATGTAAACCACGAGATCACGGCCATTGCCAACGAATATGGAGCAAAGGGAATGAGCTTTGTTGGCATCAGCTCCAATGATGTCGATAATTATCCCGATGATGCGCCGAAGCTGATGAAGGAGACAGCCGCGAAAGAGGGGTATCCATTCCCGTATCTGTACGATGAATCGCAGGATGTGGCAAAAGCATACATGGCAGCTTGCACGCCCGATTTTTACGTGTTCGACAAGGATTTGAAGTGCGTCTATCGCGGACAGATGGACGAAGCCCGACCGAAGAATGACGTGCCTGTAACCGGAAAAGATTTGCGGGCAGCGCTCGATGCAGTTCTTAATGGAAAGCCGGTTCCGGAAGAGCAGAAGCCTTCTGCCGGGTGCGGCATTAAATGGAAAAAGCCGCCGACGCTGTTTCAGACCGGTTCGTAA
- a CDS encoding M20 family metallo-hydrolase, whose product MNLSIEKLHSDAYRLLQDMIGIPSLSRDEDAVATFLENQAKEWGFSPFRQGNNLWLKNRNWQDGKPVVLFNSHIDTVKPANGWTNDPFTPVVENGKLTGLGSNDAGASVVAQLAAFRYFDELSELPFNLIWSATAEEEISGTNGVASILDELGPIDLGLVGEPTGMNLAIAEKGLLVIDAEAVGKTGHAARNEGVNAIYKALDDIQHLLDFKFPEESPVLGPVKTTVTQIEAGHQHNVVPDSCKFVIDVRTNECYSNEEVFDKLSGLLESKLTARSYRLNSSGIPLDHPLVKRGVELGLETYGSPTTSDQAVIPYTTVKVGPGDSARSHTPDEYILEEEIRNGIDIYIRLLEDLQLK is encoded by the coding sequence ATGAATCTTTCGATTGAAAAACTTCACAGCGACGCCTATCGTCTGCTGCAGGATATGATTGGCATTCCGTCGTTAAGTCGCGATGAGGATGCGGTTGCTACGTTTCTGGAAAATCAGGCAAAGGAGTGGGGATTTTCTCCTTTCCGTCAGGGAAATAATCTTTGGCTGAAGAACAGGAACTGGCAGGATGGGAAGCCCGTTGTGTTGTTCAATTCACACATCGATACGGTGAAGCCGGCCAATGGTTGGACGAATGATCCCTTTACGCCGGTGGTGGAAAATGGCAAACTGACCGGTCTGGGCAGCAATGATGCCGGCGCCTCAGTGGTTGCCCAACTGGCCGCTTTCCGCTATTTCGACGAGTTATCGGAATTGCCGTTCAACCTGATTTGGAGTGCTACCGCCGAAGAAGAGATTTCCGGGACCAATGGCGTCGCCTCCATTTTAGACGAACTGGGACCGATTGATTTGGGGCTAGTGGGCGAACCTACCGGGATGAATCTGGCCATCGCCGAAAAAGGGTTGCTGGTTATTGACGCCGAAGCGGTTGGCAAAACCGGACATGCGGCCCGTAACGAAGGAGTCAATGCCATCTACAAAGCACTTGACGATATTCAACATCTTTTGGATTTTAAATTTCCGGAAGAATCGCCCGTTTTGGGACCGGTGAAGACGACCGTAACCCAAATCGAAGCCGGTCATCAGCACAACGTTGTTCCCGATAGTTGTAAGTTCGTCATCGATGTGCGGACCAACGAATGTTACTCCAATGAAGAAGTTTTCGATAAGCTTTCCGGTCTGCTCGAAAGCAAACTGACCGCTCGTTCGTATCGACTCAATTCATCAGGCATTCCGCTTGACCACCCACTGGTGAAGCGTGGTGTTGAGCTGGGACTGGAAACCTACGGTTCTCCAACGACGTCTGATCAGGCAGTTATTCCATACACTACCGTGAAAGTCGGTCCCGGTGATTCGGCACGCTCGCACACGCCCGATGAATACATTTTGGAAGAAGAGATTCGGAACGGAATCGATATTTATATTCGGTTACTGGAAGATTTGCAGTTAAAATAA
- the argB gene encoding acetylglutamate kinase, with protein MIEHLTIIKVGGKVVEEEESLQNLLRDFSRIAGNKILVHGGGTKATAIGEKLGVKPKMVEGRRVTDEGTLEVVTMVYAGLVNKNLVAKLQALGTNALGLTGADLDVVRAKKRPVAEVDYGFVGDVVNVNNRMLRELLENGAVPVVAPITHDGDGQLFNTNADTIASELAIALSSSYRVTLIYCFDKRGVLMDESDEDSVIDEITMAEFEEMKSTGTVNGGMIPKLTTGFNAMKQGVNAVVVTNASALSGSKGGTRLALFHEEEEE; from the coding sequence ATGATCGAACATCTGACCATCATCAAAGTGGGCGGAAAGGTAGTGGAGGAAGAAGAATCGCTTCAAAACCTGCTTCGTGATTTTTCGCGCATCGCCGGAAATAAGATTCTGGTACATGGTGGAGGCACCAAGGCGACAGCCATTGGCGAAAAGTTGGGCGTTAAACCGAAAATGGTGGAAGGTCGCCGCGTTACGGATGAAGGAACCCTGGAGGTGGTTACCATGGTATATGCCGGCCTGGTCAATAAAAACCTGGTTGCGAAGCTACAGGCTTTGGGAACCAACGCTCTTGGATTGACTGGTGCCGATTTGGATGTTGTCCGTGCCAAAAAACGTCCCGTTGCCGAGGTTGATTACGGCTTTGTGGGCGATGTGGTCAATGTGAATAATCGCATGCTCCGCGAATTGCTCGAGAATGGTGCGGTTCCGGTGGTAGCGCCTATCACGCACGACGGCGATGGTCAATTATTCAATACCAATGCCGACACCATTGCTTCGGAACTGGCCATTGCGTTAAGCTCCAGTTATCGGGTCACGCTAATTTATTGCTTCGATAAACGCGGCGTGCTGATGGACGAATCGGATGAAGATTCGGTGATTGATGAAATTACCATGGCCGAATTCGAAGAGATGAAATCGACCGGAACAGTAAATGGTGGCATGATTCCGAAACTGACGACCGGTTTCAATGCGATGAAACAGGGAGTTAACGCGGTGGTCGTGACCAACGCATCGGCCCTTTCCGGTTCCAAAGGCGGAACCCGCCTGGCACTTTTCCACGAAGAAGAGGAAGAATAA
- a CDS encoding N-acetylornithine carbamoyltransferase: MRHFTSVHDLPDLDEALKIAFEMKKNPFAYQHLGKNKTMVLIFFNSSLRTRLSTQKAAMNLGMNTMVLNVNQDGWQLESELGIIMDGDKPEHLREAIPVIGSYCDIIGVRSFAQFKSKEDDYQEKIINQFIDYSGVPVVSMEAATRHPLQSFADHVTIEEFKTKERPKVVLTWAPHPKALPQAVPNSFVEWMRQTDYELVVTHPEGYELAPEFMGDVKVEYDQKKAFSNADFIYAKNWASYSSYGQVLSRDRKWTVDEEKMALTNQAKFMHCLPVRRNMVVSDGVIDSPDSIVIQEAANREVSAQAVLKMILEELK; encoded by the coding sequence ATGAGGCATTTTACATCCGTACACGATTTACCCGACCTGGACGAAGCGCTGAAAATCGCTTTCGAAATGAAAAAGAATCCGTTTGCCTATCAGCATCTGGGCAAAAACAAAACCATGGTGCTGATTTTCTTCAACTCGAGTTTGCGTACGCGCCTCAGTACTCAAAAGGCGGCGATGAATCTGGGCATGAACACGATGGTGTTGAACGTGAATCAGGATGGTTGGCAGCTCGAATCGGAGCTGGGGATCATCATGGATGGAGACAAACCCGAACATTTGCGGGAAGCAATTCCGGTCATTGGTTCATACTGTGATATTATTGGAGTGCGGTCGTTCGCGCAGTTCAAGAGCAAAGAAGATGATTACCAGGAAAAAATCATCAACCAGTTTATCGATTACTCCGGCGTTCCCGTCGTCAGCATGGAAGCCGCCACACGGCATCCGCTGCAGTCATTTGCCGATCATGTGACCATTGAGGAGTTTAAAACGAAAGAGCGGCCTAAAGTGGTGCTGACCTGGGCTCCACATCCAAAAGCATTACCGCAGGCTGTTCCCAATTCGTTTGTGGAATGGATGCGTCAAACCGATTACGAACTGGTGGTTACCCATCCCGAAGGATATGAATTAGCGCCTGAATTTATGGGCGATGTGAAGGTTGAATACGATCAGAAGAAAGCTTTTTCCAATGCCGATTTTATTTATGCAAAAAATTGGGCATCTTACAGTAGTTATGGACAGGTCCTTTCCCGTGACCGAAAATGGACGGTCGACGAGGAAAAAATGGCTCTGACCAATCAGGCAAAATTCATGCATTGCCTGCCGGTTCGCCGGAATATGGTTGTTTCCGATGGTGTAATTGATAGTCCCGATTCCATCGTCATTCAGGAGGCTGCCAACCGCGAAGTATCGGCACAGGCGGTGTTAAAAATGATACTGGAGGAACTAAAATGA
- a CDS encoding glutamate-5-semialdehyde dehydrogenase, whose protein sequence is MQYREKFEQALQASRKLNLVTEETINQVLMAVADEAVKETNFILKENEKDLQRMAPFDPKYDRLKLTAERIEGIASDMRSVASMASPLGKVLSETTRPNGLQIKRVSVPFGVIGIIYEARPNVTFDVFSLCLKSGNVCVLKGGSDAADSNEAIVSIIHRVLKSFNIDAHVLTLLPPGREATGELLNAQGYVDLLIPRGSQGLINYVRENATIPVIETGAGICHTYFDEFGDEEKGREIINNAKTRRPSVCNALDCLVIHESRLSDLPYLAELLPESQVEIFADEQAMEALEEHYPEDLLKPATEESFGTEFLDYKMAIKTVASFEEALDHIAEYSSKHSEAIISENQEHLDLFRKLVDASSVYTNASTAFTDGAQFGLGAEIGISTQKLHARGPMALEELTSYKWLIEGDGQIRPK, encoded by the coding sequence ATGCAGTATCGAGAAAAATTTGAGCAGGCGCTTCAGGCGAGTCGGAAACTGAATCTGGTGACGGAAGAGACCATCAATCAGGTGTTGATGGCTGTTGCTGACGAAGCCGTAAAGGAAACGAATTTTATCCTGAAGGAGAACGAGAAAGATCTGCAAAGGATGGCGCCATTCGATCCGAAGTATGACCGACTGAAGCTGACCGCGGAACGAATCGAAGGAATTGCATCCGACATGCGAAGTGTAGCTTCCATGGCTTCGCCGTTGGGAAAAGTATTGTCGGAAACAACCCGACCGAATGGATTGCAAATCAAACGAGTCAGTGTGCCGTTTGGTGTCATCGGCATTATTTACGAAGCCCGTCCGAATGTAACCTTCGACGTTTTCTCGCTATGCCTGAAATCAGGAAATGTTTGTGTGTTGAAAGGCGGAAGCGATGCAGCGGATTCCAATGAAGCTATCGTGTCCATTATTCACCGGGTATTGAAATCGTTCAACATCGATGCCCATGTACTGACTTTACTTCCTCCCGGGAGGGAAGCGACAGGCGAGTTGCTCAATGCACAGGGCTATGTCGACTTGCTGATTCCCCGCGGAAGTCAGGGACTCATCAATTACGTCCGCGAAAATGCAACCATTCCGGTCATCGAAACGGGTGCGGGAATTTGCCATACGTATTTCGATGAGTTCGGTGATGAAGAGAAAGGGCGCGAGATCATCAACAATGCGAAAACGCGTCGTCCGAGTGTTTGTAACGCGCTCGATTGCCTAGTCATTCATGAGTCGCGTCTGAGCGATTTGCCTTACCTGGCGGAATTGCTGCCGGAAAGTCAGGTGGAAATTTTTGCCGACGAACAGGCAATGGAAGCATTGGAAGAGCATTATCCGGAAGATTTATTGAAGCCGGCGACCGAAGAATCCTTCGGAACCGAGTTTCTCGATTATAAAATGGCCATCAAAACCGTAGCGTCTTTCGAAGAGGCGCTCGATCACATTGCCGAATACAGTTCCAAGCACAGCGAAGCCATCATTTCCGAAAATCAGGAGCATCTCGATCTGTTCCGCAAACTGGTCGATGCTTCATCAGTGTATACAAACGCCAGCACTGCTTTCACTGACGGAGCGCAATTTGGTTTGGGCGCCGAAATCGGCATTAGCACACAAAAGCTGCATGCCCGCGGCCCGATGGCGTTGGAAGAACTCACCAGCTACAAGTGGCTGATAGAAGGCGACGGACAAATCCGTCCGAAATAA